A portion of the Macadamia integrifolia cultivar HAES 741 unplaced genomic scaffold, SCU_Mint_v3 scaffold798, whole genome shotgun sequence genome contains these proteins:
- the LOC122069995 gene encoding uncharacterized protein LOC122069995 isoform X1: MANPGVGTKFVSVNLNRSYGQPPSSFSNAGASRVRPGSHGSSVGGGMVVLSRPRSSILAPQKIGPKLSVPPPLNLPSLRKEHERFDSSSTGIGSARPGSSGSGSRPTSSGMGWTKPVPSTLQDKDSGGHHPLLGRSGGGAQAVDGGDHPLNSADGGSRASSVYMPPSARSDTVAHPMTGSASSFQLAEKAVVLRGEDFPSLQATLPATPGSAQKQKDTMHPKQKQKQKVSEEAADEQTEGSSSRQLLHMRPQVQSSRHSVGSLSNDNDGMNHGSGGSTRGEQPHKLDDHFPGPLPLVRLNHTSDWADDERDTGHSLPSRDKDHGLSRREAFHDRDFDRPRVGGLPRSNAFDLSDGRGLRDDDVGKVSSKEFLRTDTYGRDVRTPSREGQDGGSWRASSLAKDEYRAREVGIDRNGASARPFTLNRDMNGDKKYNQSPYGDNYRDFSNGAMGTQDSRFGRRDLGYVQGNRQNGNHMMESFSSRWAEQNMRERHSGDISNRYKGDFLRNSLVPKTSFSSGSKGLSVNDPLLDFGREQRSFSNTRKPGHEDSFLKDFGSGLGFDGRDSISGGLVGVFKKKKDVLKQTDFHDPVRESFEAELERVQKMQELERQRIIEEQARALELARKEEEERERLAREEEEQRRRLEEEAREAAWRAEQERLEAVRRAVEQKMAREEEKRRIHMEEERRKEAARQKLLELEARIARRRAEGLKDDKFPASVVAGSLPRAAKEEDASGEAEMGGWEDGERMVERITNSASSDSSSLNRSFGMGSRPHSSRDGNSAFRDRGKVANSWRRDVFENSNSSAFLPQDHENGYRSPRRDAFGAGRAFPRKDVYGCSGVVSARAASKGVAEAYVVDDFPHLRGQRWNLNGDVDHYGRNSEVETEFHDNTAEGFGDMGWGHGRPCVSSHVAYPDGLYQNSEADGFTSYGKSRHSTRQPRVLPPPSLASVQKSSYRGESEWPNSSTFLNSEMRYQHEPGRSEPIMPTEYDGYQERLEQPGIMEAQQENVAPEKNKLDKPATPGCDSQSSLSVSSPPDSPIHLSHDDLDESGDSPVLPAAAEGKEMSLSDSEHVASASEMGNANGITGSNSISPLEDEEWTIEYNEEMQQQEEYDEEEDGYQEEDEVHEGDDENVDLAQEFRDLHLEEKDASGKMNQLVLGFNEGVEVGIPSGDEFERTPKSGENAVQIEQVPVSIAEESGSFDGLVADRQSLQPENYSPSMYVGSSSKTLQEPEKATLQDLVIQPSDADCDRTTSDFFLDTVEGSSSPSLPVQQPVVSSVNMTHPSSVQSVMSTVSSVPSQADGPIKLQFGLFSGPSLIPSPVPAIQIGSIQMPLHLHPQVGPSLSQIHPSQPTFFQFGQLRYPSPLSKGILPLAPQSMSFVQPTIPGHYTLNQNQGGPLLNQAGPDHSSQIPTATVKDKVSFLWMDNQPGFVPKPLDLSQENVGKVMNLPAGESLDNEVLTYQSHAKSSILSEKKPEPDPVSLDQGNHDLSIKKNNRSISNNGESQGELHLESNLSQFLSSERALSASKGPVQMSGGKGKKFIYTVKNSGSKSSVPFTEAAAHSDTSGFQRRSQRNIRRTEFRVRENGDRRQMETVVSSNSGLDGKPNLNGKVSGVSSRSGAKKDAVLAKPSKQSIQSESVHSGSISSRLLDSENKMEKGQGKEASKKRVTSSLVISRSGEGNLKRNSSSEEDVDAPLQSGIVRVFKQSGIEAPSDEDDFIKVRSKRQMLNDRREQREKEIKAKSRVIKAPRKVRSVAQNAVAPNKQNAVTPNNSNKIATSLGEAASNLHSESVVTDGRALPNVEVPAGFTSTVILQPLPPIGTPAVNTDVQADKRSHNINRSLQTSSISVISSGGTSLGLGLPFENKNVVLDNVQTSMAPWGNARINQQVMALTQTQLDEAMNPSRLEAHVASIGDHTSTVIEPSKPSPPILTQDKSYSSAGSPLNSLLAGEKIQFGAVTSPTILPPGSRAISNGILSPGASRSDPIDHNLPAAQSDCTLFFEKEKQPNESCIHLEDPEAEAEAEAAASAVAVAAISSDEMVGNDLGACSVSVSDAKSFGGADIDGLTTGKGVTGDQQLACQSRGEESLTVALPADLSVETPSLSLWPPLPNPQNSSSQMLSHFPGATPSHFPCYEINPMLGGPIFAFGPHDESAGTQSQSQKSSTPASGTLGGWQQCHSGLDSFYGPPAGFTGPFISPPGGIPGVQAPPHMVVYNHFAPVGQFGQVGLSFMGTTYIPSGKQPDWKHNPTSSAMGIGEGDINNLNMVSAQRNTPSMPAPVQHLAPGSPLLPMASPLAMFDMSPFQSSADIPVQARWSHIPASPMHSIPLSMPLQQQADGLLTSQFSHGLSGDQTSTVNKIHDTHTSASSDNNRIFPVAGDATDTQLPYELGLVSPSSCTTIHVSAGRPASNSLLGTSGNTQNVVTNSSAKNAITNASESGGGIHNNMGTGSSQSMTSAFKVQSSQRQNSTQQYLHPTGYVDQRTGGISQKTNSGGEWSHRRMGFQGRTQLSGTDKNFASKMKQIYVAKPASSGASGAV; encoded by the exons ATGGCCAATCCCGGTGTCGGGACTAAGTTTGTTTCTGTGAATCTTAATAGATCTTATGGGCAGCCTCCAAGCTCTTTTTCAAATGCGGGAGCCAGCCGAGTACGGCCTGGTAGCCATGGAAGCAGCGTGGGCGGTGGGATGGTGGTTCTTTCGAGACCTAGGAGTTCGATTTTGGCACCACAAAAAATTGGGCCAAAGCTTTCAGTTCCGCCCCCCTTGAATTTGCCGTCGTTGAGGAAGGAACATGAACGTTTTGATTCTTCATCAACAGGGATTGGTTCTGCTCGTCCTGGGAGTTCTGGTTCTGGGTCGAGACCGACTTCTTCCGGTATGGGCTGGACGAAGCCAGTTCCTTCTACATTGCAAGACAAGGATAGTGGTGGCCATCACCCTTTGCTTGGGAGATCGGGAGGTGGAGCTCAGGCAGTTGATGGTGGTGATCATCCACTGAATTCTGCGGATGGGGGGTCGAGGGCAAGCAGTGTTTACATGCCTCCGTCTGCGAGGTCGGATACTGTCGCACACCCCATGACTggttctgcttcttcttttcaGCTGGCTGAGAAGGCTGTGGTCCTAAGGGGGGAAGACTTCCCATCCCTGCAAGCTACCTTGCCTGCCACTCCTGGTTCTGCTCAGAAGCAGAAGGATACTATGCAtccaaaacagaaacagaagcAGAAGGTGAGTGAGGAAGCAGCAGATGAGCAGACAGAGGGTTCTAGTTCAAGGCAACTACTTCACATGCGTCCGCAAGTCCAGTCATCCCGTCATAGTGTTGGCTCTCTTTCGAATGATAATGATGGCATGAATCATGGGTCTGGTGGTTCTACCAGAGGGGAACAGCCCCATAAGCTGGATGATCACTTTCCAGGTCCACTGCCACTTGTTCGTCTTAACCACACTTCTGATTGGGCTGATGATGAACGTGATACGGGTCATAGTCTGCCAAGTCGGGACAAGGATCATGGGTTGTCCCGACGTGAAGCCTTTCACGACAGAGATTTTGATCGTCCAAGGGTTGGTGGGCTACCACGCTCAAATGCTTTTGATCTTTCTGATGGCCGGGGTCTACGTGATGATGATGTTGGGAAGGTTTCTTCAAAGGAATTTCTACGGACAGACACTTATGGTAGAGATGTTAGAACGCCTAGTAGAGAAGGTCAAGATGGGGGCTCATGGAGAGCTTCATCCCTTGCAAAAGATGAATATAGGGCTCGTGAAGTTGGCATTGATAGAAATGGTGCCAGTGCGAGGCCTTTCACTCTCAATCGTGACATGAACggagataaaaaatacaatCAATCACCATATGGAGACAATTATCGAGATTTTAGTAATGGAGCCATGGGAACTCAGGATTCAAGGTTTGGAAGGAGGGATTTGGGTTATGTGCAAGGAAATAGACAGAATGGGAACCACATGATGGAATCATTTTCTAGTAGGTGGGCTGAACAGAATATGCGGGAGCGTCACAGTGGTGATATCTCCAATCGATACAAAGGAGATTTCTTACGAAACAGTTTGGTGCCTAAAACATCATTTTCTTCTGGAAGTAAGGGACTCTCTGTGAATGATCCATTGCTTGATTTTGGTAGGGAACAGCGTTCATTCTCAAACACTAGAAAACCAGGTCATGAGGATTCTTTCTTGAAAGATTTTGGCTCTGGCCTGGGGTTCGATGGAAGGGATTCTATCTCTGGTGGTCTTGTTGGGGtgtttaagaagaagaaggatgtgcTGAAACAGACTGATTTCCATGACCCTGTTAGAGAATCTTTTGAAGCAGAACTTGAGAGGGTACAAAAAATGCAAGAGCTGGAAAGGCAACGTATCATTGAGGAACAGGCGAGAGCATTGGAGTTAGCAAggaaagaggaggaggagagagagcgGCTAgctagggaagaggaagaacaacGGAGAaggcttgaagaagaagctagaGAGGCTGCGTGGAGAGCAGAACAGGAGCGATTGGAGGCTGTTAGAAGAGCTGTTGAACAAAAGATGGCTAGAGAAGAGGAGAAACGGAGGATTCATatggaggaagaaaggaggaaagaggCTGCTAGACAGAAGCTTTTGGAGTTGGAGGCTAGGATTGCAAGGAGGCGGGCTGAAGGATTGAAAGATGATAAGTTTCCTGCTTCTGTTGTGGCTGGAAGTTTGCCCAGGGCGGCAAAAGAGGAAGATGCTTCTGGGGAAGCAGAGATGGGTGGTTGGGAGGATGGTGAGAGAATGGTGGAAAGGATCACAAACTCTGCTTCTTCTGATTCCTCCAGTCTGAATAGATCGTTTGGGATGGGTTCTAGGCCTCACTCTTCCAGAGATGGAAATTCTGCCTTTCGTGATAGAGGAAAAGTTGCAAATTCATGGAGGAGGGATGTGTTTGAGAATTCTAACAGCTCAGCCTTCCTTCCACAGGATCACGAGAATGGTTATCGCAGTCCAAGGAGAGATGCATTTGGTGCAGGGAGGGCATTCCCTAGGAAAGACGTCTATGGATGTTCTGGAGTTGTGTCTGCAAGGGCAGCATCTAAAGGAGTTGCCGAGGCATATGTGGTTGATGATTTCCctcacctgagagggcagagaTGGAATCTTAATGGGGATGTCGACCATTATGGCCGGAACTCCGAGGTTGAAACTGAATTTCATGATAATACTGCCGAAGGGTTTGGTGATATGGGATGGGGTCATGGTCGTCCTTGTGTTAGTTCTCATGTTGCTTATCCAGATGGACTTTATCAAAACTCTGAGGCGGATGGATTTACTTCTTATGGAAAGTCTAGGCATTCCACGAGACAGCCTCGTGTTCTCCCCCCTCCATCGCTGGCTTCTGTGCAAAAAAGTTCCTATAGAGGCGAGTCTGAATGGCCTAATTCTTCAACTTTTCTGAACTCTGAGATGAGGTACCAACATGAGCCGGGAAGAAGTGAACCAATCATGCCGACAGAGTATGATGGTTACCAGGAGAGGCTTGAACAGCCAGGAATTATGGAAGCTCAACAAGAAAATGTTGCCCCTGAGAAGAACAAACTAGATAAGCCTGCCACACCAGGGTGCGACTCACAATCCTCATTATCTGTTTCAAGTCCACCTGACTCACCTATTCATCTTTCGCATGATGACCTGGATGAGTCTGGAGATTCTCCTGTCTTACCAGCTGCTGCAGAAGGCAAAGAGATGTCTTTATCTGACAGTGAACATGTTGCATCAGCATCAGAAATGGGTAATGCCAATGGAATAACAGGCTCAAATTCTATTTCTCCTCTTGAAGATGAAGAATGGACTATTGAGTACAATGAAGAGATGCAGCAGCAAGAAGAGtatgatgaagaggaagatggttaccaggaagaagatgaagtgcatGAAGGAGACGATGAGAATGTTGATCTGGCTCAGGAGTTCCGAGATTTACATTTGGAAGAGAAAGATGCATCAGGCAAGATGAACCAGTTGGTTTTAGGCTTCAATGAAGGTGTTGAAGTTGGAATTCCTAGTGGTGATGAGTTTGAAAGAACCCCCAAGAGTGGAGAAAATGCAGTTCAAATAGAACAGGTACCTGTTAGCATTGCAGAAGAATCTGGATCTTTTGATGGGTTGGTTGCTGATCGACAGAGCCTTCAACCTGAGAATTACTCTCCTAGTATGTATGTGGGGAGCTCTTCTAAAACTCTCCAGGAACCTGAGAAGGCGACACTCCAAGATCTGGTTATCCAGCCTTCAGATGCTGATTGTGACAGAACcacatctgatttttttttggataccGTGGAAGGCTCTAGTAGTCCCAGTTTACCGGTTCAACAGCCAGTAGTATCTTCTGTGAATATGACCCACCCTTCGTCAGTCCAATCTGTGATGTCAACTGTTTCTTCAGTTCCGAGCCAAGCTGATGGACCTATCAAGCTGCAGTTTGGCCTATTCTCTGGCCCTTCTCTGATTCCATCTCCAGTTCCAGCCATACAGATTGGTTCAATACAGATGCCACTCCATTTACATCCCCAGGTTGGGCCATCTCTATCTCAAATACACCCATCACAACCTACTTTCTTCCAGTTTGGTCAGCTTAGGTATCCTTCTCCTCTCTCTAAGGGAATTTTGCCATTGGCTCCTCAGTCAATGTCTTTTGTTCAACCTACTATTCCAGGCCATTACACTTTAAATCAGAATCAGGGAGGTCCTCTGCTTAATCAAGCAGGTCCTGACCATTCTAGTCAGATCCCCACTGCCACTGTGAAAGATAAAGTTTCGTTTTTATGGATGGATAACCAGCCTGGCTTTGTGCCTAAGCCCTTGGATTTATCTCAAGAAAATGTGGGCAAAGTGATGAATTTACCTGCTGGAGAAAGTCTGGACAATGAAGTTCTGACATATCAGAGTCATGCCAAGAGCTCCATTCTTAGTGAAAAGAAGCCTGAACCTGATCCAGTTTCCCTGGATCAAGGGAATCATGATCTTTCCATAAAGAAGAACAACAGATCCATATCAAATAATGGAGAGTCCCAGGGCGAATTGCATTTGGAATCAAATTTATCCCAGTTTCTTTCAAGTGAAAGAGCTTTGAGTGCGTCAAAGGGTCCAGTCCAAATGTCtggtggaaaaggaaagaaattcatttaTACTGTCAAGAATTCTGGGTCAAAATCTTCTGTTCCATTTACTGAGGCTGCTGCTCATTCGGATACCAGTGGATTTCAGAGGAGGTCTCAACGGAACATTCGGCGTACTGAATTTAGAGTGCGAGAGAATGGTGATAGGAGGCAAATGGAAACTGTAGTTTCATCTAACAGTGGGCTGGATGGAAAGCCAAATTTGAATGGGAAGGTGTCTGGGGTCTCTTCAAGAAGTGGGGCTAAGAAGGATGCTGTTTTGGCCAAACCATCCAAGCAATCAATTCAATCTGAATCTGTACACTCTGGTTCAATCAGTTCACGTTTGCTTGATTCTGAGAACAAGATGGAAAAGGGACAAGGGAAAGAAGCATCGAAAAAAAGGGTTACATCTTCACTTGTCATCTCGCGCTCTGGAGAGGGAAACTTGAAGAGAAATAGCAGTTCTGAGGAGGATGTTGATGCTCCCCTGCAAAGTGGTATCGTGCGTGTTTTCAAACAATCTGGCATAGAAGCCCCTAGTGAtgaagatgacttcatcaaggTGAGGTCTAAGAGGCAAATGCTGAATGATCGGCGAGAACAGAGGGAAAAGGAAATTAAGGCTAAGTCTAGGGTAATAAAG GCACCTCGTAAAGTCCGTTCTGTCGCGCAAAATGCTGTTGCTCCCAACAAACAAAATGCTGTTACTCCCAACAATTCAAATAAAATCGCCACGTCATTAGGTGAAGCAGCAAGCAACTTGCATTCTGAATCTGTTGTCACTGATGGCCGGGCATTGCCAAATGTTGAAGTGCCAGCTGGATTTACTTCTACTGTGATATTGCAACCATTGCCTCCAATTGGTACCCCTGCTGTGAATACTGATGTGCAGGCTGACAAAAGATCCCATAACATAAA CAGGTCTCTCCAGACAAGCTCCATTTCTGTCATATCTAGTGGTGGAACAAGCCTTGGCCTGGGCTTGCCATTTGAAAACAAGAACGTGGTTCTGGACAATGTTCAAACATCCATGGCTCCCTGGGGCAATGCGCGGATTAATCAACAG GTTATGGCCCTAACTCAGACCCAACTAGATGAGGCTATGAATCCATCAAGATTGGAAGCACATGTTGCTTCTATTGGTGATCACACCAGCACTGTTATCGAGCCCAGCAAGCCATCACCACCTATCTTGACACAGGACAAGTCATATTCTTCTGCAGGAAGTCCTCTCAACTCCCTGCTTGCAGGGGAAAAAATTCAGTTTG GTGCGGTTACATCACCCACTATTCTACCTCCCGGTAGCCGGGCCATTTCAAATGGGATTCTCTCTCCTGGTGCTAGTAGGTCAGATCCAATTGACCATAACCTGCCTGCCGCTCAGAGTGATTGTACGTTGTTTTTCGAAAAAGAGAAGCAGCCTAATGAGTCTTGTATTCATCTGGAAGATCCTGAGGCTGAAGCTGAAGCTGAAGCTGCTGCCTCTGCCGTTGCTGTTGCTGCTATCAGTAGTGATGAGATGGTCGGGAATGACCTGGGTGCATGCTCTGTCTCTGTTTCAGATGCCAAAAGCTTTGGAGGTGCAGACATTGATGGGTTGACCACAGGCAAAG GTGTCACTGGTGACCAGCAATTAGCATGTCAGTCGAGGGGTGAAGAGTCCCTGACTGTAGCTCTTCCAGCTGATCTCTCTGTAGAGACACCATCACTTTCCTTATGGCCACCTTTGCCAAACCCACAAAATTCTTCTAGCCAAATGCTTTCACATTTTCCTGGGGCCACGCCTTCCCATTTTCCTTGCTATGAGATAAATCCCATGTTGGGGGGCCCTATCTTTGCCTTTGGCCCACATGATGAGTCTGCTGGTACTCAATCGCAGTCGCAGAAGAGTAGTACTCCAGCTTCAGGGACACTGGGAGGCTGGCAACAATGCCATTCTGGTTTAGACTCCTTCTACGGTCCTCCAGCAGGATTTACAGGACCTTTTATCAGTCCTCCTGGAGGAATCCCAGGTGTTCAAGCCCCTCCTCACATGGTTGTGTACAACCATTTTGCGCCAGTAGGACAGTTTGGGCAAGTTGGCTTGAGTTTTATGGGCACCACTTATATTCCCTCTGGCAAGCAACCTGACTGGAAGCACAATCCGACATCTTCAGCAATGGGTATTGGTGAGGGGGACATCAATAATTTGAATATGGTTTCTGCACAGCGCAATACCCCAAGCATGCCTGCTCCCGTCCAGCATCTGGCCCCGGGGTCACCACTGTTGCCTATGGCTTCTCCTTTGGCCATGTTTGACATGTCTCCTTTCCAG TCCTCAGCCGACATACCAGTCCAAGCTCGCTGGTCTCACATTCCTGCATCACCAATGCACTCTATCCCTTTATCAATGCCATTGCAGCAGCAGGCAGATGGTTTATTGACATCACAGTTCAGCCATGGATTGTCTGGGGACCAAACATCTACTGTTAACAAGATCCATGACACTCATACTTCAGCATCTTCAGATAACAACAGGATCTTCCCTGTGGCAGGTGATGCGACTGATACTCAGTTGCCTTATGAACTCGGCCTGGTAAGCCCTTCAAGTTGCACCACTATCCATGTTTCAGCCGGCAGGCCAGCTTCCAACAGCTTGCTTGGTACAAGTGGCAACACTCAGAATGTTGTCACAAATAGCTCAGCAAAAAACGCTATAACTAATGCTAGCGAGAGTGGTGGTGGTATTCACAACAATATGGGCACTGGCAGCAGCCAGAGCATGACCTCTGCTTTCAAGGTGCAGTCTTCTCAGCGGCAGAATTCAACACAGCAGTATCTTCATCCAACTGGGTATGTGGACCAGAGAACTGGTGGAATTTCTCAGAAGACAAATTCAGGGGGTGAATGGTCCCATCGGAGAATGGGATTCCAAGGAAGAACTCAATTATCAGGAACAGATAAGAACTTTGCTTctaaaatgaaacaaatttaTGTTGCTAAACCGGCTTCTAGTGGAGCTTCCGGAGCAGTTTGA